The DNA region TGAGCCAAAAACTCATTGGTCGCAGAATGGCAGCATTGAAACGGTATGTAGAAGATTTTGGACTGTATGTGACCAACAAAAAGAATCTTGTTGATGAACGTTTGGATGACCATGCCGATGATGAAATAGGCTCAACGGTGAGCGTCATTGATAAAACGTTTAAAGATTTTGAGAAATTACATCTGGATGATATTCGTGTTGTGGGTGAAGTGCTCATTATCTGTTCTAAAATGTCCAATGGCTATATGAACAATAAAACTTCTTTTATCTCTTCTAACTTCTTAACCAATCGACTCTCGTATGAAATTGATGCGATGATTGCTAAGGTCAATGAAGTGATGCAAGCAACACTCTCATCTTTGAATAATTTTCAAAAAGGTGACTTTAGCAAGCCTATTCCTATCGCAACGAATGGGGAGCTTAAAGAGTTGGTTGAGGGTGTGAATGCGCTTGGCAGTGCTCTTTCTAAAATGATTCGTGAAAATGCAGAACAGAGTGCACAACTTCATGAAAATGCTAACCAACTAGCAAGTTCTGTGGCGACAATCAAAAATGAACCACTCAGCGATCTCAACCGAATTGTTAAAAAGACAACGGCATCAATGCATGAAATGGGCTTGGTTCAACAACACCTTGCCGAAACCCTCAGTACCCTGACTCAAAATGCGAAAGAGGCCAATGACATCTTAAATATGATTGGAGATATAGCCGATCAAACCAATCTTTTAGCGCTGAATGCCGCCATTGAAGCAGCACGTGCTGGGGAGCATGGTCGTGGTTTTGCTGTTGTGGCCGATAACATTCGCGAACTTGCCGATAAAACAAGTCACTCACTCACCCAAATTCAAGCAACCATCGGTGTAATCGTAGGCGGTATTGTTGATAGCTCGGCTAAAATGAGCACAAATGCTAAAGAGATGAATAGCTTGACGGGCGATGTGGAAGAGATTCAAGAAAAGACCAGTGATATTTTAAATATCATGAGTAAACTAGGCTAAATCACGTTACATGTAAAGTACGTTATCTTTACATGTAACCCCTCTTTTTGTTCTCGCCTTCATTTTTTGCCATATTTCCCGATTTAGGTATGGGGCAAATAAAATGAAGGAGATGGACATGAGCACCATCAACACATCTTACACCAATCAAGTTCTGGTAGATCAAAATCAAAATACCTCCAGTAACAGTTCTACCTCTTCAACTAAAACGGAAGAGACAGTATCAAGTGTGACAGAAACTTCGAGTAGTACACCTGTTGATAGCGTTGAAATTTCGGATGAAGCAAAAGCTTTGGCTGCTAGTAGCACAACCAGTGCTAGCTCAAGTAGCAGTGATACCTCTTCATCATCGACATCAACGAGTAGTCAAAGTAGTGGTTCAAGCAGTGCACAAAGCGGGGGCGCAAGTGCAGCTTCGGGAGCCAGTGGTTCGTCATCAACAACGAGTAGTGCAACAATAGATGCACAGATCAAAGCACTTGAAAAGAAAATTGCTGCACTTGAAAAAGAGATCGTGGCACAGCAAAAAACAGCTAAAAATGATGAACAAAGTGCTAAAGATCTTCAAGCAAAAGAGGCTCTATTAGCGTCTTATCAAGCACAATTGGCTGAACTTGAAACGGAAGCTGCTAAATCAGCATCTGCCTAAATAACCTATTTGGCTTGGGCAAAAGCTTTACATGTAACGTTTACATGTAAAGCTTTTTAGGCAACTCTTACACCCTCTTAAGTCCTCATGCGCTACAATAAATACTAATGAAAAAACTAATTATTGATGAGAAACCATGAGCGACATAC from Sulfurospirillum diekertiae includes:
- a CDS encoding methyl-accepting chemotaxis protein: MGLVQQHLAETLSTLTQNAKEANDILNMIGDIADQTNLLALNAAIEAARAGEHGRGFAVVADNIRELADKTSHSLTQIQATIGVIVGGIVDSSAKMSTNAKEMNSLTGDVEEIQEKTSDILNIMSKLG